The proteins below come from a single Aptenodytes patagonicus chromosome 20, bAptPat1.pri.cur, whole genome shotgun sequence genomic window:
- the MAP3K3 gene encoding mitogen-activated protein kinase kinase kinase 3 — protein MDEQEALKSIMKDLVALQMSRRHRLTGYDTMKNKDTAHSNKQKKHNASSPPLLGSPAITNQCASAVEEKKIPNDVRIKFEHNGERRIIPFVRPVRYEDVQQKVKTAFGQPLDLHYMNNELSIPLKNQDDLDKAVDLLDRSSNVKSLRILLLSQDRNHTSSSPHSGLPKQVRIKTSQSVGDVNTPYQQPEPRSRHLSVSSQNTGRSSPPPGYVPERQQRIARQGSYTSINSEGEFIPETNEQCMLDPLSSAENSVSGSCQSLDRSADSPSFRKSRMSRAQSFPDNRQEFSDRENQIYDKAGKGGTYPRRYNVSMQHKDYNDGRRTFPRIRRHQGNLFTLVPSSRSLSTNGENLGLALQYLDPRGRLRSADSENALGVQERNIPTKSPSAPINWRRGKLLGQGAFGRVYLCYDVDTGRELAAKQVQFDPESPETSKEVSALECEIQLLKNLQHERIVQYYGCLRDRAEKTLTIFMEYMPGGSVKDQLKAYGALTENVTRKYTRQILEGVSYLHSNMIVHRDIKGANILRDSAGNVKLGDFGASKRLQTICMSGTGIRSVTGTPYWMSPEVISGEGYGRKADVWSLGCTVVEMLTEKPPWAEYEAMAAIFKIATQPTNPQLPSHISEHCRDFLKQIFVEARHRPSAEELLRHQFAQLQY, from the exons ATGG ATGAACAAGAGGCCTTGAAATCCATCATGAAGGACCTGGTAGCACTCCAGATGAGCCGACGTCACAGACTGACTGGATATGATACCATGAAGAATAAAGACACTGCTCACTCCAACAAACAG aaaaaacacaatgcCAGCAGTCCACCCCTCTTGGGCAGCCCTGCAATAACAAACCAGTGTGCctctgcagtggaagaaaaaaaaattccg AACGATGTAAGGATAAAGTTTGAACATAACGGGGAAAGACG AATTATCCCATTTGTCCGTCCCGTGCGCTATGAAGATGTGCAACAGAAAGTGAAAACAGCCTTTGGCCAGCCACTGGACCTCCACTACATGAACAATGAG CTATCTATTCCTTTGAAAAATCAAGATGACCTGGATAAAGCAGTAGATCTCTTAGACCGAAGCTCTAATGTGAAAAGCCTTAGAATATTATTGCTGTCTCAGGACAGAAACCAT ACCAGTTCTTCACCCCATTCTGGACTGCCCAAACAAGTCAGGATTAAAACTTCTCAGTCTGTGGGGGATGTGAACACACCCTATCAGCAGCCAGAACCCAGAAGTAGGCATCTGTCTGTCA GTTCCCAGAACACAGGCCGAAGTTCACCACCTCCTGGGTATGTTCCAGAGAGGCAACAGCGCATTGCTCGGCAGGGTTCCTACACCAGCATAAATAGTGAAGGCGAATTCATCCCAGAAACCAATGAACAGTGT ATGCTGGACCCTTTAAGCAGTGCTGAAAACTCGGTGTCAGGAAGCTGTCAGTCCTTGGACAGGTCAGCAGACAG TCCTTCTTTTCGGAAATCACGGATGTCAAGGGCACAAAGCTTTCCTGATAATAGACAGGAGTTCTCAG ACCGTGAGAATCAGATCTATGACAAAGCGGGGAAAGGCGGGACCTACCCTCGGCGCTACAATGTCTCCATGCAGCACAAAGACTACAACGATG GCCGGAGGACATTTCCACGGATACGGCGTCACCAAGGGAATCTTTTCACCTTGGTCCCTTCAAGTCGTTCCTTAAGCACCAACGGAGAAAACCTGGGCCTGGCGTTGCAGTACCTGGACCCCCGGGGGCGCCTGCGGAGTGCTGACAGCGAAAATGCCCTTGGTGTGCAGGAGAGGAACATTCCCACCAAAT CTCCGAGTGCTCCAATAAACTGGCGACGAGGAAAACTGCTGGGCCAGGGTGCCTTTGGTCGTGTGTATTTGTGCTACGACGTGGACACGGGCAGAGAGCTTGCCGCTAAGCAGGTCCAGTTTGACCCAGAGAGTCCTGAAACAAGCAAG GAAGTGAGTGCCCTGGAGTGTGAAATTCAGCTGCTGAAGAATCTCCAGCACGAACGTATTGTTCAGTATTACGGCTGCTTACGGGATCGAGCAGAGAAGACCTTGACCATCTTCATGGAGTACATGCCAGGG GGGTCAGTGAAAGACCAGCTGAAGGCGTATGGTGCTCTCACAGAAAATGTAACCCGGAAATACACTCGCCAGATTCTCGAGGGAGTCTCGTACCTTCACAGCAACATGATTGTGCACAGGGACATAAAGG GAGCCAATATTCTCCGTGACTCTGCTGGGAATGTGAAGCTTGGGGACTTTGGGGCCAGCAAACGGCTGCAGACAATCTGTATGTCTGGAACAGGCATCCGCTCTGTCACTGGCACGCCATATTGGATGAGCCCGGAGGTGATCAGTGGGGAAGGCTATGGAAGAAAAGCGGACGTATG GAGCCTCGGCTGTACTGTTGTGGAAATGCTGACAGAGAAACCACCCTGGGCAGAGTACGAAGCCATGGCAGCCATTTTCAAAATCGccacccaaccaaccaacccccagCTCCCCTCTCACATATCAGAACATTGCCGGGACTTCCTAAAGCAGATCTTTGTGGAAGCCAGGCACAGACCCTCTGCTGAAGAGCTGCTCAGACATCAGTTTGCACAGCTCCAGTACTGA